In Clostridium ljungdahlii DSM 13528, the genomic window TATAAAGATAAAATAACAGTACTTTCTTTACCTATTATTGGTAACTTTCATTTGTATATTCCAATGAGTCGCTTTGAATTAGAGAATCCTTCTTTTCTAATCAATTTAGTAGAACTAGAAGAACCACGACTATTTCATAGATTGCAAAATAATAGTTTTGATATAGCACTAACTTATTGGTATGGAGAAAATCTAGATAATAGTAAAACTCTTTTCATTCCTGCTGCTGAAGATGAAATTGTTTTAGCTGTTCACAAAGATACTCCTTTAGCAAAATTGCATTTTATTTTTCCAGAACAATTAAAAAATTCTTCTCTTATGTTAATGGAACCCTATACATGTATATCTAACTTATGTATGGCTTTCTTTGATGAACATGATATTGCTCCAGATATTATATTTAGAGGAAGACCCGAAACTATTTTGAGTGGTGTAGAAGCTAACTATGGTGTTGCTTTAATAACACGTAAGCTAGCAAGTAATTCATCATTTAATAATGTTGTTTTAATACCATTTTCACCTAGTATTTCAATTACACTAGGTGCATTTATTAATAAACATAGTCAAAAGAATCCTAAGATTAACGAACTAGTCAATATGTTAATAGCTAAAATGGCAAATGACAAAAATAAATCTTAGAAGTTCTCTATAACATAAAATCCTGTTTTCCTACTTGATACATATTATTAATCATATCTAAATTTCTAAATTGGAGTTTACACAAATAATCCATACATAATCTAAAATTTAATTGTACTCTATATAAGCATTCTATAACAGCAAGTTTATAGATCAAAAAATAACAAATGAACTTGCTGCTACTTTATTCAAGTCCAATATGAATTCCACTCAATGGTCCTCTTTATTTTATTTCATCACAAATCATTTTACATGAATTACCTGTATAATACAGCTAAGAAAAATATGAGCTATAAATTAATATTTATCTGATGGCTACCTACTGTAATACTCCCACACACTCTGTGAAAGCGATTATCACCAAATTAAAGATTTGGGATATCTGCTTGCACACAGCGAAAGCGACTATCACCAAATCAAAGATTTGGGATATCTGCTTTTCCCACTAAGTAAGATTCATTGATAAACAATTCGAAAACGAAATAAAGCCAATTATTCATTTTTGGAATAAGCAATCAGCTTTTTTTGAATTGGAAAGCCAACATATAAGGTGGTATCTTAAAATTAGATAATTAATTTATTCACAAAATATGCACACAATTATCTAAGCCTATTAGTAGTAAAGGAGGTAAACAAATGGAAAATCAAAAAACGAATAGAAGCGATTTTCTTAATGCAACAAACATAACAGGAATTACATCAGCTGTTAACGGCTCAAGTGGATTAGTAAAAAGTGAGTCAGTCCAGGATGATGCATCATCCGCTACTAAGATCGTCAGAACATGTTGTAGAGCATGTATTTCCAATTGTGGTGTTATTGCACATGTTAAGAATGGACGAGTAATTAAGCTTGAAGGCGATCCTGAGAACCCAATGAACAAAGGATCAATGTGCGCCAAAGGACTCTCAGGGATACAAGCTCTTTATAATCCAAATCGTAATAAGTATCCAATGCTGAGAGTTGGCAAACGAGGTGAAAATAAATGGAAGCGTATTTCTTGGGATGAAGCTATTGACATTCTTGCCAAGAAACTTATGGAAACCCGTGAAAAGTATGGGGCAGAAGCTGTAATATGCTCTACCGGAGGAGGTGGAAACCCTGAGTTTTGGAGTATCTCTAGATTTTGTAATGTATTTGGTACTCCTAACTGGTTTGAGCCTGGTTGTGCTCAATGTTATCTACCACGTACGTTAGCCAATGATCTGATGTATGGCGGTTCGGACTACAGTATCGCCGACTCAAACTGTCTAGAAATTTACGATACCGATGAGACACCAATCAAATGTCTAGTCATGTGGGGATCCGCTCCTTCATACTCCAGTCCTGCAATGGGTGGAGGCGCCGTTGCAGACCTTCGTGCCAATGGAGTAAAAACCGTTGTAATCGACCCTCGTATGACTCCAGATGCAGCCAAGGCTGATGTTTGGTTACCTATAAGGCCTGGAAGCGACGTGGCACTTATGCTGGCTTGGACACGCTACATCATTGATAAAAAACTTTACGATGAAGATTTTGTCATGAAGTGGACAAATCTTCCCTATCTTGTAGACGTCAAAACTAAGATGTTATTACGTGCTAATAAAAGTAATAACCCCAAAATCCCGGATACCTTTATGGTGTGGGATACAAAAACTAACTCAGCTAAGCCGCTTACCTATCCTTGGAATGACAACCTAACCCCTGCACTTGAAGGAACTTTCATGGTGAACGGAATTGAATGTAAAACTGGTTTTCAGCTTTTAAAGGAAAGGGTTGAACCTTATACTCTTGAAAAGGCAGCAAAAACCTGTTGGCTTGATGTAAACAAGATTGAAGAAGCTATTAATTTATACACGCAAAACTCCCCTTCAGGTCTTAACCTAGGCGTTGCCACCGACCAAAGCCCTAACTCAGTACAAGCAGCTATGGCAGCAGTTAACCTAAATGCACTAATGGGTAATATTGAGAAACCTGGAACGCTTATGCAGCGTTTTGAAACAAGTGGTGCTACACCTGTTTTAACATATATAGTCCCACCTGCCCAGAAAATGCTTCCTGAAGAACAACTCAAAAAGCGTCTGGGTGGTACCGAATACAAAGGGCTTCTTCAGTGGTGGGCAGCTCAACCTTCCAGTGTTAGGGATGCAATTATTACCGGAAAACCTTATAAACCAAGAGTATGGATTGAGCGATCCGGTAATAAGTTAGGTGCTGTTGCCGAGAGTGCATCATGGGTTCCTGCTCTTAAAGAAATGGATTTTATTGTACATATGTACATGTATCCTACTTCATTCTCTAACTATGCAGACCTACTCCTCCCCGCATCAGAATGGCTAGAAACAGATATGCCTGTAGAATCCTGTAATAAAATCTTTGTTAGACAAGCTGTTACCCACCTATGGGAAACCATGGATGAAACGTTGTTTTGGTCAAAGCTGGCAAAACGCTGTGCAGAGCTCGGACACGAAAACTGTAAGAAAGCATTTGATGAAGAATATATGGGCGCTGATCTTCCTTACTGGAATAGCATGGAAGAACTTCTTAATCGTTGTACAAGTGTTTTTGATATGACATGGGATGAATTCAAGAAAAAAGCTCCTTTTGAATTCTTGCCTAAAAATGAGTGGAAACAGTACTATGTTTACAAACAGATCGATCCAAAGACAGGTAAGGCAAGAGGATTTGATACACCTTCTAAGAAAATTGAAATTTACTTGGAAAGCCTGATTACTTTAGGAAGAACAGGAATGCCTTATTCCACATATAAATTACCTCCTGCTTCAAAGGACTATGATCCACTGCCATACTACTTAGAGCCTTCTGAAAGTCCTCTTGAAGGCAGTGAACTAGCTAAAGAGTATCCTTTAGTTATGACCAATGGGCGAATTCCTTTTTATCATCATAATACATTAAGAAATGTCCCATGGCTAAGAGAGATGTACCCTGTGCCTGAAATATGGATTCACCCTACAGCTGCAAAAACTTATGGTATTTCCCATGGAGACTGGGTATGGGTAGAATCTCTAAGGGGCAAGATTAAAGCAAAATCTAATGTAACAAAAGGCATAAATTCCGGAACCGTATACATGGAACGTTTTACTTTCCCTGAAAATTATCATACTGAGACCGAAGGATGGCGTGAAATGAACGTCAATGTACTTTCAAAATCAACTGCTCCATTTAATGATGTTGTTGGAACGTACACTTTAAGAGGCTATCTTGTAAAAATTTCAAGAGCCGATGATGGTCCGCCAAAAGGTGTCTGGACAAAACCTGATCAGTTTAAGACATGGCTTCCTCAGCCATCTGATCCTACGGAGGTGGTTAAATAATGAAACAGAACATTTTGGTAATTGATGTAGATAGATGTATTGGCTGCTATGGCTGCAAGGTAGCGTGTAAAATGGAGAATGGGGTTGCTCTCGGCTCCTCAAGGAACAAATTATTGACCATAGGCCCCATAGGAACATATCCAGATATACAAATGTATTTTTTACCAGTGATGTGTCAGCAATGTGAGGATCCTGCTTGCGTCAAAGTCTGTCCTACAGGGGCATGCTATAAACGTAGTGAGGATGGTGTTATTGTTATTGACAAAGAAAAATGTATTGGTTGTAAAAGCTGTCATAGAGCCTGCCCTTACGAAATAAACAACTTTAACAACGAAATGAAGGTAATGGATAAATGTACTCTTTGCTCTCATTTAACACAAAATGGCGAAAAACCTGCATGTGTAAAAACTTGTTCCAGCAGAGCCCTATATTTCGGTGATATCAACGATCCCAATAGCGATGTATCAATAGCACTAAAAGAAGCTGGAAGTGAAAATGTATACAGTCTTCGTGATTTTGGCAATCATCCTTCTGTTCGATACATTTTGCGCCATGACAAATGGATTGATGTTATTCCACAGGAGTGTAACGAACAAGATGGGAGGAAAAGATAGGTGGATAGAAAATCGGATTCCTTGAAGCTTATGAAAAACCGTGAGAATCTATATCGCTTTTTGGTACGTCTTTATAAAATAGAAATAGATGAACCGTTACTTACACAAATGAAATCTATGAGCTTTCCTGTAGAGTGCTGCCAAACTAAACTCAGTGAAGGATACCGGATACTTAGAGAATATCTCGATAATTGCAGCAGTGATCCGATCACCGACCTAGCTAGTGACTACGCAAAAATTTTTCTTGCTGCAGGTATAGCGGATGGCTCTGCTGCCTTCCCATACGAATCAGTATATACCAGTAGAAAAAAGATTATTATGCAGGATGCTTATGATCAAGTAAAGGCGATATATGCTGCAAAAGGTCTTAAAAAAAATGATGATGAAGGATCGGAATTTTATGAAGACCATATATCTTTAGAACTTGATTTTATGGCTTTTCTATGCCATGAGACACAATACATTTTAGGCACACAGGATGAATCAAAATTTCTATCCTGTGTAAAAGAGCAGATGGATTTTCTAAGTAAGCATCTGTTGAATTGGGTTCCTAGATTTTGTTCTGATATAGAAAAATATGCTGATACAAAATTTTATAAAGGAATTGGAAAAATAACTGATAGCTACTTGGCCTTGGATTATACAATTCTAAAAAGTTTGACAGATTGAATATAAATATGTGTTGTAAAAGAATTTATAGAAAGATAGGAGGATTAATCATTGGGTTACTATGTAAGTTCGAAAAGAATGGATCAAATAATCAATGAACTAAAAAAGGAATATAAAATTTATGCTCCAAAGCGTTTTAAAAACCGCGGTTGGAAGCCTAATACCGACTTAATACGTTACGATGAAATTAATTCGGTATCAGAGATTATTTATGATGAAAAATCCGATTTTTCACCGAAGGAAGTCTTTTATCCTATTAGTCAGACGCTTCTTTATTTTACTGAAGATAATTGTAAAGAAAGTAGTATTGATGATAGTAAAAATATCATTCTCTTTGCACGTCCCTGCGATATTAACGGCATTAAGAGATTAGACACTATTTTTCTTAAAAATGGTAATCAGGAAGATAACTATTATAAACGGCTGCGTGATAAATTAAAAATCTTTATGTTGGAATGCCGGGAAGGGTTTGATAATTGCTTCTGTGTTTCCATGGGTTCAAATCAAACTGACAATTACAGTGCAGCAGTGAGGTTCGAGCAAAATGGTTTACTAGTAGAAATCAAAAATAATGAATTCAAAAAATACTTTGACGGCGAAATTTCAAGGAACTTTACTCCTGAGTTTGTTCAAAGCAATCAAAAAAAGGTTAACTTACCAAAAATCGATAGCACCGACACTTTGAAAAAAGTGTACAGTTTGGAATTTTGGAAAGACTTCAATGATAAGTGTTTAAGCTGCGGTGCTTGCAATACAGTCTGCATGACATGCAGCTGTTTCGATACCAGGGACATCATATATAATGAAACCAGCCTTAACGGAGAGAGAAGAAGAGTCTGGTCATCCTGTATGCTTGAAGATTTCACAATTATGGCTGGTGGACATGGTGTTAGAAATACAGCTGGTGAAAGGATGAGATTTAAAACCTTACACAAGGTTTATGATTACAATTTCCGTTTTGGTGGAGATGAACATATGTGTGTGGGATGTGGACGCTGTGTTAAACGATGCCCACAAGAGATTTCATTCTCTGATACTATAAGCAAATTGAGTGAAGAAGTAGCAAAAATATCAAGTGAGAAAAAAGCATCTACGGAGGTGACTAAATAATGAAAAATATCACACTACCGTCACCACATAAAATTCTAAATATCATACATGAAACTAATGCAGAATACACCTTCAGGGTAGAGTGTAACATTGAAACCAAGCACGGCCAATTTTTTCAACTATCAATCCCCAAAGTAGGTGAAGCTCCAATATCTGTAAGTGGCAAAGGAGATGGCTGGATTGAGTTCACTATCCGAAAAGTAGGGCAACTTACTAACGGTCTTTTTGCTCTAAAACCTGGAAATATGTTGTTTATGAGGGGACCTTATGGGAACTCTTGGCCAATAGATAAATTTAAAAACAAGGATTTGATAGTAATTGCTGGCGGTACCGGCCTGGCTCCAGTTAGAACTATTTTGAACTATTTTTACGATCACCCAGATGAGATCAAATCAGTTAATGTAATTGTAGGTTTCAGAGACATCAACTGCGTTTTATTTGATTATGATCTCAAAAGATTCAAAACTAAATTCAATATGATCTGCACCTTAGATAATGATAAAGCAGAGGGATTTGAAACTGGAATGGTTACTGCACACATCAAAAAAATCCCATTTAGTAGTTTTGAAGACTACAATGTAGTTATGGTTGGACCTCCAATAATGATGCATTTTGCAGGTAAGGAGTTACTTGCAAATGGTGTTGAAGATTCTAAAATGTGGGTATCATTTGAAAGAAAAATGTCTTGTGCAGTAGGTAAATGTGGTCACTGTAAGATAAATGAAACTTACGTTTGCCTTGAAGGACCTGTTTTTAATTATACTAAAGCTAAAAACTTGCTGGACTAATGGAGGACCTGAAGACAGGTAATTTGAAGATTTTAAAATTAAAATAATTGAGTAAAAATTCATCCTTAAAAACAGGAACCTTGAATAAATATCAAAGTTCCTGTTTTCATTAAAAGCTTAAATTTTTTATTCCTGATTTTGTTATAAGAGCATCATTCAATGCACTATAAGTCCAAGTTCCCACTGTTCCGCTTGCTGGTATTCCTGCATCTGTTTGAAAAGCTATTACTGCACTTTTAGTTTGGGTTCCAAAATATCCTGTAGCACCAGAAACATTATATCCCAATTTTATTAAAGCATTCTGCAGTGCTGCTACATCACTACTTGTCATCCCTAAACTTAAAGGCAATGTAGAAATATACAAAGGCTTACTATTTACTGTAATATTAAACTGCTTTATACTATCATAGCTCTTTGTACTTAATCCATCCTTGCCATAAACTTTAACTGTGTAAGTTCCACTTACAGCAGGTGTAAATGAAAATGTGCTGGAAGTGCTGAAATTACTGGATGCCACTATCTTTCCGTTATTATATACCTCATATCTGTAGCTCATTCCAGAAGGACTTGTCCCTGTACTGTTAGCATAAAAACTTAATATAGTTCCTACATAAAAGTATCCACTTACATTTACATTTTTGATTTGAGGATTATATACATTTAAATTCAAGGTACCTTGAACATCAAAGGCCTTTTCGGATAGTGAATCCTTAAGGTATCCTATTACTTGATAGCTTCCTGCAGCTGCAGGTTTAAAGCTAAAAGTATTTGAACTTAAATAACCACTATCGGCTGCTATGCTGCTTCCATTCATAACTACAAACCTATATTGTGCACTGCCGGAACCATTTACTTCACTTATAGTATAATTCACAGTGCCTCCAATAAAGATAAAATTTTGTGTACTAGTATATGTCATAGTAGGTTGATCATACACTTTAACAGCTATAGTTTTCATGCCGTCATAATCCTTTGTTGAAAGTGAATCTTTCATATACACTGTTATATTATAATCTCCTGCACTATTTACTTTATAAGTTAAACTTGCATTTTTACTATAATCTACAGTCGTCAAAGTTGTTCCACCTAGTGAAATTACATACTTATAAAGGTAACCCCCAGAACCTGACGCAGCAGTTGTGTTTATATTAACAGTTTGTCCAGTCAAATATTGTGGTTTATTAGTAGTTAAATTGTTTATAACAGGGTTTCCATAAACTATAAAAGAAGATGTCTTTGTATCATCATAATCAGCTGTAGAATTTTGATCTTTCATATAAACTTGCGCAGTATAATTTCCTTGAGTACTTGGTACATAATCTAGTGATGAAATATTATTATAATCTTTTGTGTATACAACATTAGTTCCATTTGTTACTACATACTTATATAGATAAGTTCCACTACCAGATGTTGCCGCTGCATTAAAGGAAATAGTGTTTCCAATAAGCAAGCTATTTGTGCTTTGAGTAAAGTTATTTAAGATAGCACTTGTAATGAGATTCTGCAAATATACATTTTGGTAATAGAATTTTAAAATTTGATCATAAGTTTGTCCTGCACTAGCTCTGTTTTTAGCTCCGATCTGACTCATTCCAAGACCATGTCCATTTCCCATTCCTGAAAAAGTGTAAGCTCCGCTTACTGCATCATAAGTTACAGTATAAAGGTTACTTGGCAATCCAAGGAAAGTTCTTGTACAATCATTTGTTACAGATTTTGTTTGCACCGATCCTGCTGCATCCTTATAAATGATATTAATGTTTGACACCCTACCACTTGTAAATTTAGTTATTGAACTTAAATCTAAACTTACAAAGGTATCTGTAGAAGCTATATATTTCCTATTTACTAAAATTGCTTGTATCTGTGAATTGGTCAATACTATGTTGCCATTAGGCCAAGGTAATTTTTCAAAGGGATCTTGTACAGATCGTAAATATGGGACATAATTTCCCCATACATTTTCACTATCTTCTGAAACTCCCCCATGCCAAGCGGAATATAAGGTCTCCACTAATTTATCATTGTATAAAAGAACTTGTCCTTTAGTTTGATCCACAGCACTAATCACATTAGTAAGATTTGCATCGTAACCTTTATATGTCTGATAAGCTGGGGTATCATCAAAATCATAGCCATTAGCTGCAGCATATCCTATTCGTGATATTGCATAATTTCTTGCTGCCACTGCTTGTGCTTTTAAGGCCTCAATTGGGCAGCTATTATCCAATTCATATCCTACTACACCCTTTAGATAGCTTTCAATGTCAATCATATTAATAGGCAAAACTTTTCCATTATAAAACTTAATTGAAAAGGAGCCTAAGTACTTATTTGACACTGAACCAGACGTAAGTGTTACCAAGTTAGAGCTATTATTGGGAGTTAAAGTAATCTGACTCTGTACTACTCCATTTAGTGTGATACTTGTTCCACTTATCCCAAGATTTAAAATAGATCCAGATGAATATACTTGTCCATTTAAAGTATAATCTCCATTTAATTTAACAGCAATAGTGGTAGAGGACATGCTTAAAAGTCCTACCTTTACATTATTAAAGTAACCACTGTTTTGATAAGCATAAGCTTTTTGTGTAAAGGCAATTAAAAGCATAGCAATAAAAAAAGTAAATGTTGTAAAACTTAGGAAATATCGTTTGAACATAAACCATCCCCCCTCCAGATAATTTGGCCTTTAGTAAAGTATCGATAGAATACTTATTAAATGGACTGGAACCTGGAGGAAAAAAACGAAATCACAAGATAGTACTATGTAATTTCGTCTATTATTTATCTTAAACTGTTACTTTAAAATAGTGAATAAGTACCAAGAATTTTAACTATATTATTTTTACTAATTTTGTCAATTACTTCTTTAACACTTTTTTCTTCAGGATAATGTCCATCAATGTCAATAAAGAAATAATATTTCCCAAGTGCTTTTTTAGTTGGACGTGACATTATCGAAGTTAAATTAATATTTTTCTCAGAAAATTCATTTAAAATTTTTGATAGTGCCCCAGGTTTATTGTCTGCAGCATCCATAACAATTATTGAAGTTTTATACCGTCTATTAATATCATATTTTATAGTATCTTTTGAAAGTACAATAAACCTTGTCTCGTTCTCTTCTGAATCAGTTACATTTTCAATATTAAAAAGAAATTTATTACTAGTTCTTAGCATATGCCTTGGAATTATAGCTGCTTGTCCTAAAATACCTCTTTCTACTTTTTGAAATGATTCTCCATTACTTTCTGTAGTTATAACTTTAGCCTTAGTAACCTGTTCTAAAAAATTATAGCACTGTCCTTGAGTTTTAAATTGAACGTATATTTTCTCAATATCAGATATATCTAAAGTATTACTAACAAATGAAAACTGAATTGGAACAACAGTCTCATATATTATATTGAAATCTGTTTGTGAAAGTAAATCAAGTGTAAGTTGTACATATCCATCAAGGGTATTTTCAATAGGTATAATTCCCAATTCACATTCCTTACCAATCCCATTAAAAACTTTTGTTATAGTAGAATAAAAAGTTATTTCTGCACTTTTGTCAAATGTTTCAATGTATTTTTTTGCCGCAAGTTCACTAAAAGTACCTGCCGGACCAAGTGTAGCAATCCTATTCATTTATTTAATCCTCCAAAGTACTATTTCTTTAATT contains:
- a CDS encoding LysR family transcriptional regulator, giving the protein MTEEQLKYFITVVDTGSYMETALELNITQSSVSKQIQALEHELGVQLFNRKHRRVKLTIEGKRLLPQARHTLDEIYRLEYMSKKLQPGYKDKITVLSLPIIGNFHLYIPMSRFELENPSFLINLVELEEPRLFHRLQNNSFDIALTYWYGENLDNSKTLFIPAAEDEIVLAVHKDTPLAKLHFIFPEQLKNSSLMLMEPYTCISNLCMAFFDEHDIAPDIIFRGRPETILSGVEANYGVALITRKLASNSSFNNVVLIPFSPSISITLGAFINKHSQKNPKINELVNMLIAKMANDKNKS
- a CDS encoding molybdopterin-containing oxidoreductase family protein, giving the protein MENQKTNRSDFLNATNITGITSAVNGSSGLVKSESVQDDASSATKIVRTCCRACISNCGVIAHVKNGRVIKLEGDPENPMNKGSMCAKGLSGIQALYNPNRNKYPMLRVGKRGENKWKRISWDEAIDILAKKLMETREKYGAEAVICSTGGGGNPEFWSISRFCNVFGTPNWFEPGCAQCYLPRTLANDLMYGGSDYSIADSNCLEIYDTDETPIKCLVMWGSAPSYSSPAMGGGAVADLRANGVKTVVIDPRMTPDAAKADVWLPIRPGSDVALMLAWTRYIIDKKLYDEDFVMKWTNLPYLVDVKTKMLLRANKSNNPKIPDTFMVWDTKTNSAKPLTYPWNDNLTPALEGTFMVNGIECKTGFQLLKERVEPYTLEKAAKTCWLDVNKIEEAINLYTQNSPSGLNLGVATDQSPNSVQAAMAAVNLNALMGNIEKPGTLMQRFETSGATPVLTYIVPPAQKMLPEEQLKKRLGGTEYKGLLQWWAAQPSSVRDAIITGKPYKPRVWIERSGNKLGAVAESASWVPALKEMDFIVHMYMYPTSFSNYADLLLPASEWLETDMPVESCNKIFVRQAVTHLWETMDETLFWSKLAKRCAELGHENCKKAFDEEYMGADLPYWNSMEELLNRCTSVFDMTWDEFKKKAPFEFLPKNEWKQYYVYKQIDPKTGKARGFDTPSKKIEIYLESLITLGRTGMPYSTYKLPPASKDYDPLPYYLEPSESPLEGSELAKEYPLVMTNGRIPFYHHNTLRNVPWLREMYPVPEIWIHPTAAKTYGISHGDWVWVESLRGKIKAKSNVTKGINSGTVYMERFTFPENYHTETEGWREMNVNVLSKSTAPFNDVVGTYTLRGYLVKISRADDGPPKGVWTKPDQFKTWLPQPSDPTEVVK
- a CDS encoding 4Fe-4S dicluster domain-containing protein, producing the protein MKQNILVIDVDRCIGCYGCKVACKMENGVALGSSRNKLLTIGPIGTYPDIQMYFLPVMCQQCEDPACVKVCPTGACYKRSEDGVIVIDKEKCIGCKSCHRACPYEINNFNNEMKVMDKCTLCSHLTQNGEKPACVKTCSSRALYFGDINDPNSDVSIALKEAGSENVYSLRDFGNHPSVRYILRHDKWIDVIPQECNEQDGRKR
- a CDS encoding TorD/DmsD family molecular chaperone; translated protein: MDRKSDSLKLMKNRENLYRFLVRLYKIEIDEPLLTQMKSMSFPVECCQTKLSEGYRILREYLDNCSSDPITDLASDYAKIFLAAGIADGSAAFPYESVYTSRKKIIMQDAYDQVKAIYAAKGLKKNDDEGSEFYEDHISLELDFMAFLCHETQYILGTQDESKFLSCVKEQMDFLSKHLLNWVPRFCSDIEKYADTKFYKGIGKITDSYLALDYTILKSLTD
- the asrA gene encoding anaerobic sulfite reductase subunit AsrA, which encodes MGYYVSSKRMDQIINELKKEYKIYAPKRFKNRGWKPNTDLIRYDEINSVSEIIYDEKSDFSPKEVFYPISQTLLYFTEDNCKESSIDDSKNIILFARPCDINGIKRLDTIFLKNGNQEDNYYKRLRDKLKIFMLECREGFDNCFCVSMGSNQTDNYSAAVRFEQNGLLVEIKNNEFKKYFDGEISRNFTPEFVQSNQKKVNLPKIDSTDTLKKVYSLEFWKDFNDKCLSCGACNTVCMTCSCFDTRDIIYNETSLNGERRRVWSSCMLEDFTIMAGGHGVRNTAGERMRFKTLHKVYDYNFRFGGDEHMCVGCGRCVKRCPQEISFSDTISKLSEEVAKISSEKKASTEVTK
- the asrB gene encoding anaerobic sulfite reductase subunit AsrB; its protein translation is MKNITLPSPHKILNIIHETNAEYTFRVECNIETKHGQFFQLSIPKVGEAPISVSGKGDGWIEFTIRKVGQLTNGLFALKPGNMLFMRGPYGNSWPIDKFKNKDLIVIAGGTGLAPVRTILNYFYDHPDEIKSVNVIVGFRDINCVLFDYDLKRFKTKFNMICTLDNDKAEGFETGMVTAHIKKIPFSSFEDYNVVMVGPPIMMHFAGKELLANGVEDSKMWVSFERKMSCAVGKCGHCKINETYVCLEGPVFNYTKAKNLLD
- a CDS encoding SpoIID/LytB domain-containing protein, producing MFKRYFLSFTTFTFFIAMLLIAFTQKAYAYQNSGYFNNVKVGLLSMSSTTIAVKLNGDYTLNGQVYSSGSILNLGISGTSITLNGVVQSQITLTPNNSSNLVTLTSGSVSNKYLGSFSIKFYNGKVLPINMIDIESYLKGVVGYELDNSCPIEALKAQAVAARNYAISRIGYAAANGYDFDDTPAYQTYKGYDANLTNVISAVDQTKGQVLLYNDKLVETLYSAWHGGVSEDSENVWGNYVPYLRSVQDPFEKLPWPNGNIVLTNSQIQAILVNRKYIASTDTFVSLDLSSITKFTSGRVSNINIIYKDAAGSVQTKSVTNDCTRTFLGLPSNLYTVTYDAVSGAYTFSGMGNGHGLGMSQIGAKNRASAGQTYDQILKFYYQNVYLQNLITSAILNNFTQSTNSLLIGNTISFNAAATSGSGTYLYKYVVTNGTNVVYTKDYNNISSLDYVPSTQGNYTAQVYMKDQNSTADYDDTKTSSFIVYGNPVINNLTTNKPQYLTGQTVNINTTAASGSGGYLYKYVISLGGTTLTTVDYSKNASLTYKVNSAGDYNITVYMKDSLSTKDYDGMKTIAVKVYDQPTMTYTSTQNFIFIGGTVNYTISEVNGSGSAQYRFVVMNGSSIAADSGYLSSNTFSFKPAAAGSYQVIGYLKDSLSEKAFDVQGTLNLNVYNPQIKNVNVSGYFYVGTILSFYANSTGTSPSGMSYRYEVYNNGKIVASSNFSTSSTFSFTPAVSGTYTVKVYGKDGLSTKSYDSIKQFNITVNSKPLYISTLPLSLGMTSSDVAALQNALIKLGYNVSGATGYFGTQTKSAVIAFQTDAGIPASGTVGTWTYSALNDALITKSGIKNLSF
- a CDS encoding prephenate dehydratase, producing MNRIATLGPAGTFSELAAKKYIETFDKSAEITFYSTITKVFNGIGKECELGIIPIENTLDGYVQLTLDLLSQTDFNIIYETVVPIQFSFVSNTLDISDIEKIYVQFKTQGQCYNFLEQVTKAKVITTESNGESFQKVERGILGQAAIIPRHMLRTSNKFLFNIENVTDSEENETRFIVLSKDTIKYDINRRYKTSIIVMDAADNKPGALSKILNEFSEKNINLTSIMSRPTKKALGKYYFFIDIDGHYPEEKSVKEVIDKISKNNIVKILGTYSLF